The Ranitomeya imitator isolate aRanImi1 chromosome 3, aRanImi1.pri, whole genome shotgun sequence genome has a window encoding:
- the LOC138671531 gene encoding sodium/potassium/calcium exchanger 1-like — protein sequence MGGRGRGGEEGEEEEKGKEEEEKEEEKKEKEEFEQEKGGRGGGGQGRGGQEGGGAGRGEGEKGRRELRGEGREEGRGEGGGGNGRKNRTRRRKGRRKWEEEGEEESAAVEEEEEEEEEKEEEEEEKEEEEEEEKEEEEKEEEEECFFF from the coding sequence atgggaggacgaGGTAGAGGGGGGGAAGagggggaggaagaggagaaggggaaagaggaggaggagaaggaggaagagaagAAGGAGAAAGAGGAGTTTGAGCAGGAGAAaggaggtcgaggaggaggaggacaaggaagagGAGGACAAGAAGGTGGAGGagcaggaagaggagaaggagaaAAAGGAAGAAGAGAATTAAGAGGAGAAGGAAGAGaagaaggaagaggagaaggaggaggaggaaatgggAGGAAGaacaggacgaggaggaggaaggggaggaggAAATGGGAGGAAGAAGGGGAGGAGGAGTCGGCGgcggtggaggaggaagaagaagaagaagaggagaaggaggaggaagaggaggagaaggaggaggaagaggaggaggagaaggaggaggaggagaaggaggaagaggaggagtgcttctttttttaa